One Thermodesulfobacteriota bacterium genomic region harbors:
- a CDS encoding efflux RND transporter permease subunit → MKIAELSIRKNVITITLTIVVVYAGFKSFQSLPRLEDPEFTIKEAIITTPYPGASASEVEKEVTNVIEKAVQELGQLKRVESTSSRGLSTVKAVIKDEYDKKSLPQVWDELRRKVNDYQSQLPPGAGPSLVNDDYGDVYGVYLAITGEGYTYAELKDYADLLKRELLLVKDVKKIILYGEQPEAVYVEMSRPKMAALEISQMDIYNALRAKNLPSDAGDIDVGTEKYPISPTGEFTSEEEFGDLLVSSRGGKNLVYLRDVADVRRGYREPPKNMLRYNGKPAIGLAISTVLGGNVVTMGEGIEQKVKELEPLAPLGMELEVISLQSESVTQSINGFVINLIEAIVIVVVVLLFAMGLRSGLIIGAVLFITICGTFVFMGMWNITLERISLGALIIALGMLVDNAIVVVDGMRIKMEQGEDAISAANDIVGQTAMPLLGATVVAVLAFAAIGTSKDSTGEYCRSLFQVILISLMFSWVTAVTITPLLCKHFLIGKKKPGKVDSNAKDPYAGRFFQTYKKLLIAAISRRYVTVGIVVGIFILSIIGFGFVKTMFFPTATRPQFFVELYFPEGYRIEDTAKELDAAEKYLRGVEGVTDVITEIGGGDPRFLLTYVPGKSSSSYAVILATVENYNVIDPIFQKTQDDLEKLLPNAVVNVRKFLLGPGEGGKIQLRISGPDRMVLRELAGKVKEILNADPQAKAVRDEWKEKVKVVRPQMEEAQASQLGISRPEVARAFEESFSGTTTGIYRDKSTFEPQLMPIIARAPEYERMNLDTLQSLQIWSTAAGRMIPIGQVISGFNTETEDANIGRRDRVTMIKIHADPRTELPSELLARVKPEIEKALNVDVGRVTGQDFGPEDNPFQDFDHEVIPIRDSDQLPLKGLPGYYIAWGGEAEDSARANAGLQKSIPVFFAMMVLIVVFLFNSVRQPLIIWLTVPLSIIGVTVGLILFKQPFGFMALLGLLSLSGMLIKNAIVLIDQIDTEIKSGKDRYQSVVDSGVSRLNPVMMAAATTILGMIPLLQDAFFVSMAVTIMFGLLVATVLTLVVVPVLYTIFFKIPNPSR, encoded by the coding sequence ATGAAGATAGCCGAATTGTCCATAAGAAAAAACGTAATCACGATCACGCTCACAATCGTAGTCGTCTACGCGGGGTTTAAATCGTTCCAGAGCCTGCCCAGGCTGGAGGACCCCGAGTTCACAATCAAAGAAGCCATAATAACTACGCCCTACCCCGGCGCGAGCGCCTCGGAAGTCGAAAAGGAAGTAACCAACGTGATCGAGAAAGCAGTCCAGGAGCTTGGGCAGCTGAAGAGGGTCGAGTCCACTTCGTCCCGCGGACTCTCGACGGTAAAGGCCGTGATCAAGGACGAATACGACAAGAAGAGCCTGCCCCAGGTATGGGACGAGCTCAGGAGGAAGGTTAACGATTACCAGTCCCAGCTGCCCCCGGGCGCGGGCCCGTCCCTGGTCAACGACGACTACGGCGACGTATACGGCGTCTATCTGGCGATCACGGGAGAAGGATACACGTATGCCGAGCTAAAGGACTACGCCGACCTCCTCAAGAGGGAGCTGCTCCTGGTCAAGGACGTCAAGAAAATAATCCTCTACGGCGAGCAGCCCGAGGCGGTTTACGTAGAGATGTCGCGCCCCAAGATGGCGGCGCTCGAGATATCGCAGATGGATATCTACAACGCGCTCCGGGCCAAGAACCTTCCCTCAGACGCCGGCGACATCGACGTGGGAACGGAGAAATACCCTATAAGCCCGACGGGCGAGTTTACTTCCGAGGAAGAGTTCGGGGACCTCCTGGTGAGCAGCCGCGGGGGCAAGAACCTCGTGTATCTGAGGGACGTGGCCGACGTCAGGAGAGGTTACAGGGAGCCGCCGAAAAACATGCTCCGGTACAACGGGAAACCCGCGATCGGCCTCGCTATATCGACGGTCCTCGGCGGAAACGTCGTGACAATGGGGGAAGGCATAGAGCAGAAGGTAAAGGAGCTCGAGCCGCTCGCGCCGCTTGGGATGGAGCTTGAAGTCATCTCTCTCCAGTCGGAATCGGTAACCCAGTCGATAAACGGGTTCGTAATAAACCTCATAGAAGCAATCGTAATTGTCGTGGTCGTCCTGCTTTTCGCTATGGGGCTCAGGAGCGGTCTTATCATCGGAGCCGTCCTCTTCATCACGATATGCGGAACTTTTGTTTTTATGGGCATGTGGAACATAACGCTCGAAAGGATCTCGCTAGGTGCGCTTATAATCGCGCTCGGCATGCTAGTAGACAACGCGATTGTGGTCGTAGACGGCATGAGGATAAAGATGGAGCAGGGAGAGGACGCTATAAGCGCGGCTAACGATATCGTGGGACAGACGGCAATGCCTCTTCTCGGGGCGACCGTGGTGGCGGTCCTGGCGTTCGCCGCGATAGGCACATCCAAGGACAGCACAGGGGAGTATTGCCGATCACTCTTTCAGGTCATTTTAATCTCGCTTATGTTCAGCTGGGTCACGGCGGTGACGATAACGCCTCTCCTCTGTAAACATTTCCTGATAGGGAAAAAGAAGCCCGGGAAGGTTGATTCCAACGCGAAAGACCCTTACGCGGGGAGATTCTTTCAGACTTATAAAAAACTGCTCATAGCCGCGATCAGCCGGAGATACGTAACTGTCGGCATCGTGGTCGGAATTTTTATCCTGTCCATCATCGGGTTCGGGTTCGTGAAGACCATGTTCTTCCCTACGGCGACGAGGCCGCAGTTTTTCGTCGAGCTATATTTCCCCGAGGGATATAGGATAGAGGACACCGCCAAGGAGCTCGACGCAGCGGAGAAATACCTCAGGGGCGTGGAAGGCGTGACGGACGTAATCACGGAGATCGGAGGCGGCGACCCGAGGTTCCTGCTCACGTATGTGCCGGGGAAGTCATCGTCCAGTTACGCCGTCATCCTTGCAACCGTTGAAAACTACAACGTCATCGACCCTATATTTCAGAAGACGCAGGACGACCTCGAAAAGCTCCTGCCCAATGCGGTCGTGAACGTGAGGAAATTCCTCCTCGGTCCCGGAGAAGGGGGGAAGATACAGCTCCGCATAAGCGGGCCCGACAGAATGGTGCTCAGGGAGCTCGCGGGTAAGGTCAAGGAGATCCTCAACGCAGACCCGCAGGCTAAAGCCGTGAGGGACGAGTGGAAGGAGAAGGTGAAGGTCGTCAGGCCGCAGATGGAGGAGGCCCAGGCGAGCCAGCTCGGAATATCCAGGCCCGAGGTCGCGAGGGCGTTCGAAGAATCGTTCTCGGGCACGACGACCGGCATATACAGGGACAAAAGCACTTTCGAGCCGCAGCTGATGCCTATAATCGCCAGGGCACCTGAATACGAGAGGATGAACCTGGACACTCTGCAGAGCCTCCAGATATGGAGCACGGCCGCCGGCAGAATGATACCTATAGGACAGGTGATATCGGGTTTCAACACAGAGACCGAGGACGCTAATATAGGAAGAAGGGACAGAGTGACGATGATAAAAATACACGCCGACCCTAGGACGGAGCTCCCGAGCGAGCTTCTCGCGCGCGTGAAGCCCGAGATAGAAAAAGCGCTTAACGTGGACGTAGGCAGGGTGACGGGCCAGGATTTCGGTCCGGAAGACAACCCCTTTCAGGACTTCGACCACGAGGTTATACCCATACGCGATTCCGACCAGCTGCCGCTAAAGGGACTGCCCGGCTACTATATAGCCTGGGGTGGAGAGGCGGAGGACTCCGCCAGGGCGAACGCCGGACTCCAAAAGAGCATTCCGGTATTCTTCGCTATGATGGTGCTCATAGTTGTGTTCCTCTTCAACTCGGTGAGGCAGCCCCTGATTATATGGCTCACAGTACCTCTCTCGATCATAGGCGTCACGGTCGGGCTCATCTTGTTCAAGCAGCCTTTCGGGTTCATGGCCCTCCTCGGCCTTCTCAGCCTCTCGGGAATGCTAATCAAGAACGCAATAGTGCTTATAGACCAGATTGACACGGAGATAAAAAGCGGGAAGGACCGCTACCAGTCGGTCGTTGATTCGGGGGTGAGCAGGCTGAACCCCGTGATGATGGCCGCGGCGACAACGATACTCGGCATGATACCGCTTCTCCAGGACGCGTTTTTCGTGTCGATGGCGGTGACTATCATGTTCGGTCTCCTCGTAGCTACCGTGCTCACGCTCGTCGTGGTCCCCGTCCTCTATACGATCTTCTTCAAGATACCGAACCCGTCCAGGTGA
- a CDS encoding efflux RND transporter periplasmic adaptor subunit: MKHRTSGSPLRKIAILALIMILCSCGGEEKDETPVQVIRPVKTITLGGGQGFGRSFPGKVQGSQRVNLAFRVRGPLIEFPVNEGDEVKQGQLLARLDPRDYEIAYDEAYAQYVEAQADYKRYKDLYERNAVPLADLDVRRAKRDTAKAKLEYAKANIEYTYLKAPFSGYVGAKFVENFQEVNSFDDILSLQDLSKVEIVIDLPENILASSKQGDVAQLYATFQSAPGEEFPLTIKEISAQADPRTQTYRATLSMDQPGTIRVLPGMTAQVHVVGKASETGNGSYFIVPAIAVVTGDGADQYVWVVDQNDMTVHKRVVKVGAVTGQKEIEILGGLKVGEMIAVTGIAQLKEGMQVTLLE; this comes from the coding sequence ATGAAACATAGAACGAGCGGCTCTCCGCTGAGAAAAATAGCAATACTGGCTCTCATCATGATCCTTTGCTCGTGCGGCGGCGAGGAAAAGGACGAAACGCCCGTGCAGGTAATAAGACCTGTAAAGACCATCACACTCGGCGGCGGCCAGGGTTTCGGCAGGAGCTTCCCCGGCAAGGTGCAGGGGTCTCAAAGAGTGAACCTCGCCTTCAGGGTCAGGGGGCCGTTGATAGAGTTCCCCGTTAACGAGGGCGACGAGGTCAAACAAGGCCAGCTCCTTGCGAGGCTCGACCCGAGGGACTACGAGATCGCGTACGACGAGGCTTACGCGCAGTATGTCGAGGCCCAGGCGGATTACAAGCGATATAAAGACCTCTATGAACGTAATGCCGTGCCGCTGGCCGACCTGGACGTCAGAAGGGCGAAGCGCGACACGGCCAAAGCGAAGCTCGAATACGCGAAGGCGAATATCGAATACACCTATCTGAAAGCGCCCTTCAGCGGATACGTCGGCGCGAAATTCGTAGAGAACTTTCAGGAAGTAAACTCCTTCGACGATATACTGAGCCTGCAGGACCTGTCAAAAGTAGAGATCGTTATCGACCTGCCGGAGAATATACTGGCGTCCTCGAAGCAAGGGGACGTTGCGCAGCTCTATGCCACTTTTCAGTCCGCTCCGGGGGAAGAATTCCCCCTCACGATAAAAGAGATAAGCGCACAGGCCGACCCGAGAACACAGACGTACCGGGCCACACTCAGCATGGACCAGCCCGGAACGATAAGGGTGCTTCCGGGAATGACCGCTCAGGTGCACGTTGTGGGTAAAGCCAGCGAAACCGGCAACGGAAGCTACTTCATCGTCCCGGCGATAGCGGTCGTGACAGGCGACGGCGCCGACCAGTACGTATGGGTGGTCGACCAGAACGACATGACCGTACACAAGAGGGTTGTAAAAGTCGGCGCGGTAACCGGACAAAAGGAAATAGAAATACTCGGCGGGCTTAAAGTAGGCGAGATGATAGCCGTTACCGGCATCGCGCAGCTCAAGGAAGGAATGCAGGTTACGCTCCTCGAGTAG
- a CDS encoding TolC family protein: MTPAGVKTLVSFLSLLIFTIISASPEARGVNIGIVFDGPSDLNYRVLEAYKKEIGDLTEGEFTVLFPEDKIITSDWTSAGVKAAIERQLSDPGVDILITLGIIGSTEAAGRTAFPKPVIAPWVIDPVLMGLTPAEGGGSGVGNLYYLSRPVTIGRDIKRFRDIVGFKRMALLYMPLMTELIPALENSVKKISAENDIIIELVPARASVAESLSAIPADAEAVFVSPIINYTGSQMAELYDGLIEKNLPSFSMMGKREVETGALIGLTPEHNITREARRVALVVQSILLGDQAGDFPVEFSEEELLTVNMATARAIKFSPSWSILTEASLINEEPAEKGRTLTLEQAVNESVEVNLDLLAADQFVAAGAQDIRLAMAELLPQSDIFAANTYIDKDRAEASLGTQPQRDISVGGNVSQLIYSERAWSNLTVQKRLQESREFTRDEVRLDIIAATAIGYLNVLRAKTIERIQKENLKLTKSNLEIAKVRRDIGVASPAEVYRWESQISSDRIDVVNSEADRKNTEILVNRLLHRPQGEEYTTVETGLEDPSLLVSDPRLEKYVDNPESFKVFMDFMVNLGLKLSPAIAAIDSEIAAQDRILTSTKRAFWSPTIFAFGELRQFLYEGGAGSDVNIPPDFPIDIATADDTEWTVQIQASFPLFRGGAKIADYKKARSELSRLRYERDSTAEKVEEQIRTSLNASGASYPSIGFALDAAEAAHKNLELVTDSYSRGVVSILDLLDAQNAALSADLNAANSVYNFLIDLMNVQRASGRFDFFTSPQERDELFRMLDDFYNKPAETDNKTDAGPAGPPEE; this comes from the coding sequence ATGACCCCGGCAGGAGTCAAAACTCTAGTATCGTTCCTTTCACTTTTGATCTTCACTATTATATCCGCTTCGCCGGAAGCCCGCGGGGTCAATATCGGCATAGTTTTCGACGGCCCTTCCGACTTGAATTACAGGGTGCTGGAGGCTTACAAGAAGGAAATCGGAGACCTTACCGAAGGGGAATTCACTGTCCTGTTTCCCGAGGACAAGATAATAACCTCCGACTGGACATCGGCGGGAGTCAAGGCCGCGATAGAGAGGCAGCTCTCAGACCCCGGAGTCGATATTCTGATAACTCTGGGGATAATCGGCTCGACGGAAGCCGCGGGCAGGACCGCTTTCCCGAAGCCGGTGATCGCCCCGTGGGTCATCGATCCCGTGTTAATGGGGCTCACGCCCGCCGAGGGCGGGGGGAGCGGCGTCGGGAACCTCTATTACCTGTCGAGGCCCGTGACAATCGGAAGGGACATCAAAAGATTCAGGGACATAGTCGGTTTTAAAAGGATGGCCCTCCTCTACATGCCGCTCATGACAGAGCTCATACCGGCGCTCGAGAACTCGGTAAAAAAAATATCGGCCGAGAACGATATAATCATAGAGCTCGTGCCGGCGAGAGCGTCTGTCGCTGAGTCTCTCTCGGCCATACCAGCCGACGCCGAGGCCGTCTTCGTTTCGCCGATAATCAACTATACCGGGTCCCAGATGGCGGAGCTCTATGACGGTCTCATAGAAAAGAACCTCCCCTCTTTTTCCATGATGGGAAAGAGGGAAGTCGAAACGGGAGCCCTCATCGGCCTCACGCCGGAGCACAATATTACCAGAGAGGCGCGCCGCGTAGCGCTCGTAGTGCAGAGCATACTGCTCGGCGATCAGGCGGGGGATTTCCCCGTCGAGTTTTCGGAAGAAGAGCTGCTCACGGTCAATATGGCCACAGCCCGCGCCATAAAGTTTTCTCCCTCGTGGAGCATACTCACGGAAGCCTCTCTCATAAACGAAGAACCCGCCGAGAAAGGTAGGACGCTCACTCTCGAGCAGGCGGTGAACGAGTCGGTTGAAGTCAACCTCGACCTCCTGGCCGCCGACCAGTTCGTCGCTGCCGGGGCCCAGGATATCAGGCTCGCGATGGCCGAGCTCCTTCCCCAATCGGACATTTTCGCCGCAAATACATACATAGACAAGGACAGGGCGGAGGCGAGTCTCGGCACACAACCGCAGCGCGACATCAGCGTCGGAGGGAACGTAAGCCAGCTCATATATTCCGAAAGGGCGTGGTCGAACCTCACCGTGCAGAAGCGGCTCCAGGAATCTAGGGAGTTCACGCGCGACGAAGTGAGGCTCGATATTATAGCCGCGACGGCGATCGGGTACCTGAACGTGCTCCGGGCCAAGACTATAGAGAGGATACAGAAAGAGAACCTGAAGCTTACCAAGTCCAATCTCGAGATAGCCAAGGTCAGGCGGGACATAGGGGTAGCGAGTCCCGCGGAGGTGTACAGGTGGGAAAGCCAGATATCGTCAGACAGGATAGACGTGGTGAACTCCGAAGCCGACAGGAAGAATACGGAGATACTAGTCAACAGGCTCCTGCACAGGCCGCAGGGAGAGGAATACACAACGGTGGAGACGGGTCTCGAAGACCCGTCGCTCCTAGTGAGCGACCCGAGGCTCGAGAAATACGTAGACAATCCCGAATCGTTCAAGGTCTTCATGGATTTCATGGTCAACCTCGGACTCAAGCTATCACCCGCAATCGCAGCGATAGACTCCGAGATAGCTGCCCAGGACAGGATTCTCACGTCGACCAAGAGGGCGTTCTGGTCGCCTACCATCTTCGCGTTCGGAGAGCTGAGGCAGTTCCTCTACGAAGGAGGAGCGGGTTCCGATGTAAATATCCCTCCCGATTTCCCGATAGACATAGCGACAGCGGACGATACCGAATGGACCGTACAGATACAGGCGTCGTTCCCGCTATTCAGGGGCGGAGCAAAAATAGCGGACTACAAGAAAGCCAGGAGCGAATTGTCGCGTCTCAGATACGAAAGGGACTCGACCGCGGAAAAGGTCGAAGAGCAGATAAGGACTTCGCTCAACGCCTCAGGGGCGTCGTACCCGAGCATCGGGTTCGCGCTCGACGCGGCGGAGGCAGCGCATAAGAACCTCGAGCTCGTCACCGATTCCTATTCCCGAGGCGTCGTGTCCATCTTAGACCTTCTTGACGCTCAGAACGCCGCGCTCTCGGCGGACCTCAACGCGGCCAATTCGGTATATAACTTCCTCATCGACCTGATGAACGTGCAGCGCGCGTCGGGCAGGTTCGATTTCTTCACATCGCCCCAGGAGCGTGACGAGCTGTTCAGGATGCTCGACGATTTCTATAACAAACCCGCTGAAACGGACAACAAGACAGACGCCGGGCCCGCAGGTCCGCCCGAGGAATAG
- a CDS encoding CVNH domain-containing protein has translation MNSTSPVKRIAALSFALMICFIISNVYANAQNLPPGSYKDTCRSINVYGGNLTAQCQKADGSWKNTSIQYYDCEGGITNENGNLTCKHKPKPDKPLPRGSYKQSCKDSYVEGKWLYSKCKRTNGNWNNTSIKYADCGKDIWNNNGVLTCGGGTSNLPKGSYKETCKDAYVDGKWLYAKCRKNNGSWYSTSIKYTDCNKDIWNDNGVLTCGGGGGSGLPKGSYKESCKNIYVEGNVLEADCLNRNGKYSHTSIKYKNCNKGVWNDKGTLRCN, from the coding sequence ATGAACTCGACTTCGCCAGTGAAACGCATAGCCGCTTTGTCATTCGCATTAATGATTTGTTTTATTATTTCAAACGTATATGCAAACGCGCAAAACCTCCCTCCCGGGAGCTATAAGGACACCTGCAGGTCTATCAACGTGTACGGCGGTAACCTCACGGCCCAGTGTCAGAAGGCGGACGGGAGCTGGAAGAATACGTCAATTCAGTACTACGACTGCGAGGGGGGTATCACGAACGAGAACGGCAACCTCACCTGCAAGCACAAGCCTAAGCCCGATAAGCCTCTTCCCAGGGGAAGCTACAAGCAGAGCTGCAAGGATTCTTATGTAGAGGGGAAGTGGCTATATTCCAAATGTAAGAGGACGAACGGCAACTGGAACAATACTTCGATCAAATACGCCGACTGCGGCAAGGACATTTGGAACAACAACGGTGTGCTCACATGCGGCGGCGGTACCTCTAACCTTCCGAAGGGGAGTTACAAGGAGACCTGCAAGGACGCCTACGTCGACGGGAAATGGCTCTACGCCAAGTGCCGGAAAAATAACGGGAGCTGGTACAGCACGTCGATAAAGTATACGGACTGCAATAAGGACATCTGGAACGATAACGGCGTGCTCACATGCGGCGGGGGAGGGGGCTCCGGTCTTCCCAAGGGGAGCTACAAGGAGTCTTGCAAGAACATATATGTAGAGGGTAACGTACTGGAGGCGGATTGTCTCAACAGGAACGGGAAGTATTCGCACACGAGCATCAAGTACAAGAACTGCAACAAGGGCGTCTGGAACGATAAAGGGACTCTCAGGTGTAACTGA
- a CDS encoding YihY/virulence factor BrkB family protein, translated as MPELVKKINYFFSRQLWRIDTDTLKKRDSIFINLIRLSYVTLREYRENELALRAMSLVYTTLLSLVPLLAFVISILKAFGVVDNQLEPFLLKFLEPLGEKGIEVTHRIMEFIGKINFGVLGVAGLVMLIYTSISVITKIEDSMNIIWKIRKGRSIARRLSDYITTLIIGPVLLFAVFGVTATLSSNTIVGKLLDIEPVGTIFFAFGKVIPFLFVIIVFTVIYIIIPNTKVHIKSALAGGVAAGIAWHATSWFFHLAVASSTRYAAVYSSLAVLIIFMIWLYLNWLIVLVGAELTFCHQNLRFITLRKEVFNLSTKLKEKLSLIIMYLIGYNFYYDLGKWTMESLTERLRLPHEPVEETLGDLTQNNLVIETADDPPCFVPSRSLEKISLKEIIDATRTNFETDLIEKKYLSMPEVDAVTGEVENAISAALGGTSLRDLVVSKTENRD; from the coding sequence ATGCCGGAACTGGTCAAAAAAATTAACTATTTCTTTTCGCGTCAGCTCTGGCGGATCGACACCGACACACTCAAGAAACGGGATTCGATCTTCATAAACCTTATCAGGTTATCATATGTAACTCTCAGGGAATACAGGGAAAACGAGCTTGCTTTAAGGGCGATGAGCCTCGTTTACACTACTCTCCTCTCCCTCGTCCCTCTCCTCGCGTTCGTAATATCGATCCTGAAGGCATTCGGAGTCGTCGATAACCAGCTCGAGCCCTTCCTTTTGAAGTTCCTCGAACCTCTCGGGGAAAAGGGAATAGAGGTTACCCACAGGATCATGGAGTTCATAGGAAAGATCAACTTCGGCGTCCTCGGAGTAGCGGGACTTGTCATGCTCATATACACCTCGATATCCGTAATCACGAAGATTGAGGATTCGATGAACATAATCTGGAAGATTAGGAAAGGGAGGAGCATCGCCAGGAGGCTGAGCGATTACATAACCACGCTGATAATAGGGCCCGTGCTCCTGTTCGCCGTATTCGGCGTGACGGCCACGCTTTCGAGCAACACGATAGTAGGAAAGCTCCTAGATATAGAGCCGGTCGGGACGATATTCTTCGCATTCGGAAAAGTCATACCGTTTCTTTTCGTGATAATCGTATTCACGGTCATCTACATCATCATCCCGAATACGAAGGTGCATATTAAGTCCGCTCTCGCCGGAGGAGTTGCTGCAGGTATCGCGTGGCACGCGACAAGCTGGTTTTTTCATCTGGCGGTCGCGTCCTCGACGAGATACGCCGCCGTTTATTCGAGCCTAGCGGTGCTTATAATTTTCATGATCTGGCTCTACCTCAACTGGCTCATAGTCCTCGTAGGGGCGGAGCTCACGTTCTGCCATCAAAACCTGAGGTTCATCACCCTCAGGAAAGAAGTGTTCAACCTGAGCACTAAGCTCAAGGAGAAGCTTTCGCTCATCATAATGTATCTCATCGGCTATAACTTCTACTACGACCTCGGCAAGTGGACCATGGAATCGCTCACGGAACGACTGCGCCTGCCTCATGAGCCGGTCGAGGAGACCCTCGGCGACCTCACGCAGAATAACCTGGTCATAGAAACAGCGGACGACCCGCCATGCTTTGTCCCGTCGCGCTCGCTTGAAAAAATAAGCCTGAAGGAAATAATCGATGCCACCAGGACGAATTTCGAAACCGACCTGATCGAAAAAAAGTATCTTTCGATGCCCGAGGTTGACGCTGTCACGGGCGAGGTCGAGAACGCGATAAGCGCAGCGCTGGGCGGGACCTCGCTCAGGGACCTTGTGGTCTCCAAAACGGAAAACAGGGATTAG
- a CDS encoding PD-(D/E)XK nuclease family protein: MSDFKNEFSWSVSRDSLFKECKRKYYYNYYGSWGGWDKNHQDETTRTLYVLKNLQNRWQWKGSTVHHEIERVLTELVSTGSLTPPEKSKKRVTELMRSDFRYSRDGLYWQKNGSLRNVTALFEHEYNTEVPDEVWRQTYDEAIRCLESFYDSQVLEVVKNLPKEKIISIESMTASAFSFTPETVFVKLDLAYEKGNTVEIVDWKTGAGEADRLQFLVYTIFAVEELEVPLDQVSLTEYSLLGDGPRAHRFSAGELNEGVEYINDSIAGMKSLLRDPDKNIAVMKDFPRTNNERLCETCSFRKICFDLD; the protein is encoded by the coding sequence ATGAGTGATTTCAAGAATGAATTCAGCTGGTCGGTTTCCAGGGACTCCCTTTTCAAGGAGTGCAAACGGAAGTACTACTACAACTACTACGGCTCTTGGGGCGGATGGGACAAGAACCACCAGGATGAGACGACGAGAACACTTTATGTGCTCAAGAACCTCCAGAACAGGTGGCAGTGGAAAGGCTCCACGGTACATCACGAGATCGAAAGGGTTCTGACGGAGCTCGTATCCACGGGCAGTCTGACCCCGCCTGAGAAATCGAAGAAAAGGGTGACCGAGCTGATGAGGAGCGATTTCAGGTATTCCAGGGACGGCCTTTACTGGCAAAAGAACGGGAGTCTCAGAAACGTGACAGCGCTCTTCGAGCACGAGTACAATACAGAAGTACCGGACGAAGTATGGAGGCAGACCTACGACGAAGCGATACGGTGTCTTGAAAGCTTCTACGATTCACAAGTCCTGGAAGTCGTAAAAAATCTGCCTAAAGAGAAAATAATATCGATAGAGAGCATGACCGCTTCAGCTTTTTCGTTCACTCCAGAGACGGTGTTCGTCAAGCTCGACCTCGCTTATGAAAAGGGAAATACGGTGGAAATCGTAGATTGGAAGACCGGAGCCGGTGAGGCGGACAGGCTCCAGTTCCTCGTATATACGATATTCGCCGTCGAAGAGCTCGAGGTCCCGTTAGATCAAGTCTCGCTCACAGAATACAGCCTTCTCGGGGACGGCCCGAGAGCGCACAGGTTCAGCGCCGGTGAGCTGAATGAAGGTGTAGAATACATAAACGACAGCATCGCGGGAATGAAGAGCCTGCTCAGAGACCCGGATAAGAATATCGCGGTCATGAAGGACTTCCCGAGGACCAACAACGAAAGATTGTGCGAGACGTGCAGCTTCAGGAAGATCTGCTTCGATCTCGATTAG